The nucleotide window CGGGTCGAACGCGCCCTGAGCAAAGTGGACGTCCTGCCCGACCGTGAACGCGTGCGCCTGCACCTGGTCGGACATCGCGGCCGAGCCCGAGCCGACGTGCACCCGGACCGCGTCGAGCGAGGCGCCCAGCCCCGCCTCGAGGCTGCCGCGGGCCTCGGCCGGGATCGGCGCGCCACCACCCGCGACCCGCAACCGATCGGCGAATCCGGGCGGCACACCACCACCGCCCGCTTCGGCGCCGCTGCGCATCAATCGGCTTATCGCCCGGTTGCCGGCCGGCCCCACCCAGTCCGGAATGCCGGGCCGGGCGGCAGGACCCCGATCCCGCTCGACGTGTTCGGCGCCCGTCGTCTCTCGTTCCCTGGCACGGACGCGTTCGACCATGCCTCCATCTCACCGACTCCACAAGATCAAGACAATGCCGCAGAGCTTTATAACGGATCGGCCAGAGAGAGTGAGGCGTCGCGCAGGTAAAGCCTGAAGCCCTCAGCTTCTGCCTCGAAGCCGAGTGACCGGTAGAGGTCATGTGCGCCGTCGATCGCATGCTTCTTGTGCGTCAGCAGTTGGACCTTGAAGCAGGACTCGCGACGGGCGGCGTCGAGAGCGCACCCGAGCATGAGTCTTGCTACTCCTCGCCGGCGATGCTCGTACCGAACCACAACGGCCTCGATAAACGCCGTCGGACGGCAGTCGTAGGTGATGTTGGGGAGGATTGACAGGCACGCCGTGCCGACCGGCTGTCCGCCGGACTCAGCGAGGTAGACCGTCACATCGGGGCTGCGAGTGATCCGGCTCCACATCGCGATCTGCCGTTTCGAGGGAGAGGCCGCGGGGGCAGGTAGTTCCGTTGGCCGGCTGGACTGGTTGTCTGCCAGCACTTGCAATACCGATGCAAGGTCGCCGTTCGTGGCAGGACGCACCGAGTACGCGTGAGTCATGCGTCGAGTATCCGCCGACCTCGCTCGTCGTGGAGACGCCCGCATCTACCGCAGATAACGCGCGGTCGGGTCTCGTTACCAGGCCCGCACGGGCTCGTCCGCCGACACTGACCGTAGTCGCCCTTGGTGATGCCGTGAGCTGCTCAGAAGCGACGCCTGCCGGGAGGCAAAGGTTAAACGGCAAGCTTAGCTAGTCTGTCGACACGGTCGTGAGCGCAGTTATCAACATCCGATGAAGTTCACGGTTTCAGCCATTTCCGCACGTCCTGTGCGTAGGCGCGGCACGTCTTCGTTCTCGAATCCCACCGAGATACCGCAGAACAGTATGAGCCGGTCACCGGCCCCGACTGTCTGGCTCACGGTCTTGCGATACATCGTCCACATCACCTGTGGGCAGCTGTGCAGCCCTTCCGCCCGCAGTAGCAGCATGACCGTCTGCAGGTACATTCCCGCGTCGCCCCACTGGCCCGGACCCATCGTCTGGTCGAGGTAGCAGAACAGGACGACTGGTGCCCCGAACGCGTCCGTGTTCAAGGCGGCGATCTTCATGGGCCGGTCGGGGTCGTCCCGCTCGATACCCAGCGCCGCGTACCGCTGGGCAGCCGCGGCGAAAGCGCGGTCCCGGTACGGCGCAATGAGGTCGGCCGGGTACATCGGATACTGCCGCTCGTCACCTCCGTCTCCCGCCAGCGCCCTGGCCGTCGCGCGTTGCTTCAGCTCGGCCAACGGCTCGCCGGTCACGACGTACACATGCCAGGGCTGGAGGTTCGCACTCGACGGAGCTCGCGTCGCTGCGGCCAGCACTCGTTCGAGGACCTCCTTCGGTACCGGCTCGTTGCTGAACGCCCGCACCGCGCGGCGACTGTCCACAGCTTCATACACATCCAACGTCAGTTCGTCCTTCCACTCAACGACACAGTCCCTCTGCCCGGATCTCCGGGCGGGATCAACAGGGTGCGCAACGGAGGTAGTCGTCTATGAGGTGGTGCAGGCGTTCCCAGTCGAAACTGTGATCGTGCCCGGG belongs to Amorphoplanes digitatis and includes:
- a CDS encoding GNAT family N-acetyltransferase produces the protein MTHAYSVRPATNGDLASVLQVLADNQSSRPTELPAPAASPSKRQIAMWSRITRSPDVTVYLAESGGQPVGTACLSILPNITYDCRPTAFIEAVVVRYEHRRRGVARLMLGCALDAARRESCFKVQLLTHKKHAIDGAHDLYRSLGFEAEAEGFRLYLRDASLSLADPL
- a CDS encoding nitroreductase, with translation MYEAVDSRRAVRAFSNEPVPKEVLERVLAAATRAPSSANLQPWHVYVVTGEPLAELKQRATARALAGDGGDERQYPMYPADLIAPYRDRAFAAAAQRYAALGIERDDPDRPMKIAALNTDAFGAPVVLFCYLDQTMGPGQWGDAGMYLQTVMLLLRAEGLHSCPQVMWTMYRKTVSQTVGAGDRLILFCGISVGFENEDVPRLRTGRAEMAETVNFIGC